One Diospyros lotus cultivar Yz01 chromosome 1, ASM1463336v1, whole genome shotgun sequence genomic window carries:
- the LOC127795761 gene encoding F-box protein PP2-A13: protein MGAGFSGFVAEGSGGDQTPWKQGLGEMPESCVALVLAHLDPPQICKMALVNRAFRLASSADFVWESKLPENYRSLAQMLLDGSPDQLAKKDIYARLCRPNRFDGGTKELWMDKTSGRICVSISWKALKITGIDDRRYWNHIPTYESRFHTIAYLQQIWWLEVDGSLDLDYFPSGTYSLFFRLQLGRTTGKWLGRRVCNLDQVHGWDIKPVRFQLSTSQGHHTMSQCYLIQQGEWLLYHVGDFSVTSSSSSSNSAATIKFSMMQIDCTHTKGGLCLDSVLILPQ from the exons ATGGGCGCTGGATTTTCTGGGTTTGTTGCAGAGGGTAGTGGCGGCGATCAGACTCCCTGGAAGCAGGGCCTGGGGGAGATGCCGGAGAGCTGCGTGGCTCTGGTTCTGGCTCATCTGGACCCTCCCCAGATTTGCAAAATGGCCCTCGTGAACCGGGCGTTTCGGCTAGCCTCGTCGGCCGATTTTGTCTGGGAATCCAAGTTGCCGGAAAACTACCGGAGTCTTGCCCAGATGCTGTTGGACGGAAGTCCTGACCAGTTGGCTAAGAAAGACATCTATGCCAGATTATGCCGTCCCAATCGCTTTGATGGGGGAACCAAG GAACTGTGGATGGATAAAACAAGTGGAAGAATTTGTGTTTCTATTTCTTGGAAGGCACTTAAAATAACTGGCATCGATGATCGGAGATACTGGAATCACATTCCAACTTATGAATCCag ATTCCACACAATTGCATATCTCCAGCAGATATGGTGGCTAGAAGTTGATGGTAGCTTAGATTTGGACTACTTTCCATCCGGAACATACAGCCTGTTCTTCCGCCTCCAGCTCGGAAGAACCACCGGAAAATGGCTCGGCCGCCGGGTATGCAACCTTGACCAGGTCCACGGCTGGGACATCAAACCAGTCCGGTTCCAGTTATCAACTTCCCAAGGCCACCACACCATGTCCCAGTGCTATCTCATCCAACAGGGGGAGTGGCTGCTCTACCACGTCGGCGATTTTTCCGTCACGAGCTCAAGCTCAAGCTCGAACTCGGCGGCGACGATCAAATTCTCGATGATGCAGATTGATTGCACCCATACTAAGGGGGGGCTGTGCTTAGACTCTGTGCTGATATTGCCCCAGTGA
- the LOC127813743 gene encoding probable transcriptional regulator SLK2 isoform X2: MRLPASPMSFSSNNISISGSSVMDGSSVVQQNTNQDPNSHQVPPGQQQPGASSATSLPTSRMGQVSLPTGSRIPGSFIQDPNNMPQLQKKPRVDVKQEDIVQQQQVLQQLLQRQDSMQLPTHGPQFQALIQQQRLHQQHQFLQSIPPAHRTYLLQQQKQQQQQQQQQQQQMQLRQQLQQQGMQSSIKRPYDNGVCSRRLMQYLYHQRQRPTDNSIAYWRKFVAEYYSPRGKKRWCLSLYDNVGHHSLGVFPQATVDAWHCEICGSKSGRGFEATFEVLPRLNEIKFGSGVIDELLFLDLPHESRFPSGIMVLEYGKAVQESVYEQLRVVREGQLRIIFTPDLKILSWEFCARRHEELLLRRLVAPQVNHLLQIAQKCQSTISESGSDGVSQQDLQSNSNMVVTAGRQLARTLELHSLNDLGFSKRYVRCLQISEVVNSMKDLMDFCKEQKVGPTEGLKNYPRHSTAAKLQTPKMHDMEQLATIQGLPTDRNTLSKLMALHPGLSGQMSNNHHMVGRGALSGSAQVALALTNYQNLLMRQNSMNSNSNSLQQEASSSFNNANQSPSSSFQGRVLAPGTMPPVSGITNAQLSQQQQPHQRSLNGNVMQQQTYPQMPHSNQAVQQHVMQQMLQDMNSSNGGGLQQQQSVAGQNANANANAVVFGSNSSAATAGSVNAGGSTTGPTPSRSSSFKAAASNSDSSAAGGNTGFNQKGQDMPPTLNLTEELVPDIAREFAENGFFDGDLDDNMGFGWKA; the protein is encoded by the exons ATGCGTCTACCCGCTTCACCTATGTCATTCTCATCCAATAATATAAGCATTTCGGGCTCATCAGTTATGGATGGATCTTCTGTAGTGCAGCAGaacaccaatcaagacccgaaCTCCCACCAGGTTCCACCGGGCCAGCAGCAACCAGGGGCTTCTAGTGCAACATCCTTGCCCACATCAAGAATGGGCCAAGTTTCACTTCCCACTGGCTCACGGATCCCTGGCTCGTTCATTCAGGATCCAAACAATATGCCCCAGTTGCAGAAGAAACCCCGAGTGGATGTCAAGCAAGAGGATATTGTGCAACAGCAGCAAGTTCTGCAACAGCTACTGCAGAGGCAGGACTCCATGCAATTACCAACCCACGGTCCTCAGTTTCAAGCTTTGATTCAGCAGCAGAGACTGCATCAACAGCACCAATTTCTGCAGTCTATCCCACCAGCGCACCGAACCTACTTACTGCAACagcagaagcagcagcagcagcaacaacaacaacagcaacagCAGATGCAGTTGAGACAGCAGCTTCAACAACAGGGCATGCAGTCTTCCATAAAACGTCCATATGATAATGGCGTATGTTCCCGGCGGCTAATGCAATATCTATACCATCAGCGGCAACGCCCCACT GACAATTCTATTGCGTATTGGAGGAAGTTTGTTGCAGAGTATTACTCCCCACGCGGGAAGAAAAGATGGTGTTTGTCATTATATGATAATGTCGGGCATCACTCTCTTGGTGTTTTTCCTCAGGCAACTGTG gATGCCTGGCACTGTGAAATATGCGGTTCAAAATCTGGAAGAGGTTTTG AGGCAACTTTTGAAGTACTCCCTAGGcttaatgaaattaaatttgggAGTGGTGTTATTGATGAACTTCTATTCCTGGACTTGCCGCATGAATCTAGATTTCCTAGTGGAATAATGGTGCTAGAATATGGGAAAGCAGTTCAAGAGAGCGTCTATGAGCAACTTCGTGTTGTTCGTGAAGGTCAGCTTCGTATTATTTTCACCCCTGATCTAAAG ATACTGTCTTGGGAATTTTGTGCACGCCGCCATGAAGAGCTACTTCTTCGTAGGTTGGTTGCACCACAG GTGAATCACTTGCTACAGATTGCACAAAAATGCCAAAGCACAATTTCTGAGAGTGGATCTGATGGAGTTTCTCAGCAGGATTTGCAGTCTAACAGCAATAT GGTTGTGACAGCAGGGCGACAGTTGGCTAGGACATTGGAGTTGCATTCACTAAATGATTTGGGATTTTCCAAAAGATATGTGCGATGCTTGCAG ATATCTGAGGTGGTCAATAGTATGAAAGACTTAATGGATTTCTGCAAGGAACAAAAAGTTGGGCCAACTG AGGGCCTGAAAAATTATCCTCGGCATTCTACTGCTGCCAAGCTGCAGACGCCAAAGATGCATGATATGGAGCAGCTGGCAACTATTCAGGGTCTGCCAACTGATCGTAACACTCTCAGTAAATTAATGGCATTGCATCCTGGACTTAGCGGCCAGATGAGTAATAATCACCACATGGTTGGCAGAGGGGCTTTAAGTGGTTCAGCGCAAGTTGCTTTGGCACTGACCAACTACCAGAACCTACTGATGAGACAGAACTCGATGAATTCAAACTCAAATTCACTTCAACAAGAAGCATCATCTTCCTTTAACAATGCTAACCAGAGTCCATCTTCATCATTTCAAGGGCGTGTTCTAGCACCGGGGACCATGCCACCTGTTAGTGGTATTACAAATGCCCAACTATCACAGCAGCAACAGCCACACCAACGGTCCCTGAATGGCAATGTGATGCAACAACAAACTTATCCGCAGATGCCTCACAGCAACCAGGCTGTACAACAGCATGTGATGCAGCAAATGCTGCAGGATATGAACAGTAGCAATGGTGGGGGGTTGCAGCAGCAGCAATCCGTTGCAGGGCAGAATGCAAACGCAAACGCAAATGCGGTAGTGTTTGGAAGTAATTCCTCAGCAGCCACTGCAGGCTCTGTGAATGCGGGAGGAAGTACCACCGGCCCTACGCCAAGTAGAAGCAGTAGTTTTAAAGCAGCAGCTTCCAACAGTGACTCCTCTGCGGCTGGTGGCAACACTGGGTTCAACCAGAAAGGACAAGATATGCCTCCTACTCTTAATTTGACAGAGGAACTGGTTCCGGATATAGCCAGGGAGTTCGCGGAGAATGGGTTTTTTGATGGTGACCTTGATGATAATATGGGCTTTGGCTGGAAGGCTTGA
- the LOC127813743 gene encoding probable transcriptional regulator SLK2 isoform X1 has translation MAPSRVAGGLAHSSSSSGIFFQGDGQSSVGNSHLTSSFGNSSNSIPGAGRSNLGPVSADASNTILNSVPSSGPSVGASSLVTDANSGLSGGPHLQRSASINTDSYMRLPASPMSFSSNNISISGSSVMDGSSVVQQNTNQDPNSHQVPPGQQQPGASSATSLPTSRMGQVSLPTGSRIPGSFIQDPNNMPQLQKKPRVDVKQEDIVQQQQVLQQLLQRQDSMQLPTHGPQFQALIQQQRLHQQHQFLQSIPPAHRTYLLQQQKQQQQQQQQQQQQMQLRQQLQQQGMQSSIKRPYDNGVCSRRLMQYLYHQRQRPTDNSIAYWRKFVAEYYSPRGKKRWCLSLYDNVGHHSLGVFPQATVDAWHCEICGSKSGRGFEATFEVLPRLNEIKFGSGVIDELLFLDLPHESRFPSGIMVLEYGKAVQESVYEQLRVVREGQLRIIFTPDLKILSWEFCARRHEELLLRRLVAPQVNHLLQIAQKCQSTISESGSDGVSQQDLQSNSNMVVTAGRQLARTLELHSLNDLGFSKRYVRCLQISEVVNSMKDLMDFCKEQKVGPTEGLKNYPRHSTAAKLQTPKMHDMEQLATIQGLPTDRNTLSKLMALHPGLSGQMSNNHHMVGRGALSGSAQVALALTNYQNLLMRQNSMNSNSNSLQQEASSSFNNANQSPSSSFQGRVLAPGTMPPVSGITNAQLSQQQQPHQRSLNGNVMQQQTYPQMPHSNQAVQQHVMQQMLQDMNSSNGGGLQQQQSVAGQNANANANAVVFGSNSSAATAGSVNAGGSTTGPTPSRSSSFKAAASNSDSSAAGGNTGFNQKGQDMPPTLNLTEELVPDIAREFAENGFFDGDLDDNMGFGWKA, from the exons ATGGCACCTTCTCGTGTGGCTGGAGGGCTAGCACATTCTTCATCTAGTTCCGGCATCTTTTTCCAGGGAGATGGGCAGTCTTCTGTGGGGAATTCTCACCTGACTTCATCTTTTGGAAACTCATCAAATTCGATTCCAGGAGCTGGACGTTCGAATCTGGGTCCTGTTTCTGCAGATGCAAGTAACACAATCTTAAACAGTGTGCCAAGTTCAGGGCCAAGTGTTGGTGCAAGTTCATTGGTTACAGATGCCAACTCGGGGCTTTCAGGAGGGCCTCATCTTCAGAGAAGTGCAAGTATCAATACAGATTCATACATGCGTCTACCCGCTTCACCTATGTCATTCTCATCCAATAATATAAGCATTTCGGGCTCATCAGTTATGGATGGATCTTCTGTAGTGCAGCAGaacaccaatcaagacccgaaCTCCCACCAGGTTCCACCGGGCCAGCAGCAACCAGGGGCTTCTAGTGCAACATCCTTGCCCACATCAAGAATGGGCCAAGTTTCACTTCCCACTGGCTCACGGATCCCTGGCTCGTTCATTCAGGATCCAAACAATATGCCCCAGTTGCAGAAGAAACCCCGAGTGGATGTCAAGCAAGAGGATATTGTGCAACAGCAGCAAGTTCTGCAACAGCTACTGCAGAGGCAGGACTCCATGCAATTACCAACCCACGGTCCTCAGTTTCAAGCTTTGATTCAGCAGCAGAGACTGCATCAACAGCACCAATTTCTGCAGTCTATCCCACCAGCGCACCGAACCTACTTACTGCAACagcagaagcagcagcagcagcaacaacaacaacagcaacagCAGATGCAGTTGAGACAGCAGCTTCAACAACAGGGCATGCAGTCTTCCATAAAACGTCCATATGATAATGGCGTATGTTCCCGGCGGCTAATGCAATATCTATACCATCAGCGGCAACGCCCCACT GACAATTCTATTGCGTATTGGAGGAAGTTTGTTGCAGAGTATTACTCCCCACGCGGGAAGAAAAGATGGTGTTTGTCATTATATGATAATGTCGGGCATCACTCTCTTGGTGTTTTTCCTCAGGCAACTGTG gATGCCTGGCACTGTGAAATATGCGGTTCAAAATCTGGAAGAGGTTTTG AGGCAACTTTTGAAGTACTCCCTAGGcttaatgaaattaaatttgggAGTGGTGTTATTGATGAACTTCTATTCCTGGACTTGCCGCATGAATCTAGATTTCCTAGTGGAATAATGGTGCTAGAATATGGGAAAGCAGTTCAAGAGAGCGTCTATGAGCAACTTCGTGTTGTTCGTGAAGGTCAGCTTCGTATTATTTTCACCCCTGATCTAAAG ATACTGTCTTGGGAATTTTGTGCACGCCGCCATGAAGAGCTACTTCTTCGTAGGTTGGTTGCACCACAG GTGAATCACTTGCTACAGATTGCACAAAAATGCCAAAGCACAATTTCTGAGAGTGGATCTGATGGAGTTTCTCAGCAGGATTTGCAGTCTAACAGCAATAT GGTTGTGACAGCAGGGCGACAGTTGGCTAGGACATTGGAGTTGCATTCACTAAATGATTTGGGATTTTCCAAAAGATATGTGCGATGCTTGCAG ATATCTGAGGTGGTCAATAGTATGAAAGACTTAATGGATTTCTGCAAGGAACAAAAAGTTGGGCCAACTG AGGGCCTGAAAAATTATCCTCGGCATTCTACTGCTGCCAAGCTGCAGACGCCAAAGATGCATGATATGGAGCAGCTGGCAACTATTCAGGGTCTGCCAACTGATCGTAACACTCTCAGTAAATTAATGGCATTGCATCCTGGACTTAGCGGCCAGATGAGTAATAATCACCACATGGTTGGCAGAGGGGCTTTAAGTGGTTCAGCGCAAGTTGCTTTGGCACTGACCAACTACCAGAACCTACTGATGAGACAGAACTCGATGAATTCAAACTCAAATTCACTTCAACAAGAAGCATCATCTTCCTTTAACAATGCTAACCAGAGTCCATCTTCATCATTTCAAGGGCGTGTTCTAGCACCGGGGACCATGCCACCTGTTAGTGGTATTACAAATGCCCAACTATCACAGCAGCAACAGCCACACCAACGGTCCCTGAATGGCAATGTGATGCAACAACAAACTTATCCGCAGATGCCTCACAGCAACCAGGCTGTACAACAGCATGTGATGCAGCAAATGCTGCAGGATATGAACAGTAGCAATGGTGGGGGGTTGCAGCAGCAGCAATCCGTTGCAGGGCAGAATGCAAACGCAAACGCAAATGCGGTAGTGTTTGGAAGTAATTCCTCAGCAGCCACTGCAGGCTCTGTGAATGCGGGAGGAAGTACCACCGGCCCTACGCCAAGTAGAAGCAGTAGTTTTAAAGCAGCAGCTTCCAACAGTGACTCCTCTGCGGCTGGTGGCAACACTGGGTTCAACCAGAAAGGACAAGATATGCCTCCTACTCTTAATTTGACAGAGGAACTGGTTCCGGATATAGCCAGGGAGTTCGCGGAGAATGGGTTTTTTGATGGTGACCTTGATGATAATATGGGCTTTGGCTGGAAGGCTTGA